A single window of Xylocopilactobacillus apicola DNA harbors:
- a CDS encoding BspA family leucine-rich repeat surface protein, with translation MNKRIILKIRQNFKVLFGSFVIVLLILGITIHLRSQNGLTDRAGNTVSITKLSTVKTDLSTPLAGKFSFTPDSTNGSSVKLLSQDNCRVDKQMGNAYQLAVVSAGPMKAKFRYSAIGSDSAGQLLDAVMIVSTQKTKTALIPSIGSVYLKGTDPSAQIKLQFFFHDTDHLALIDGHLPLQVDQEVGLNLAEFTNLYCPAETRLRTISRDDEITWLLKDDKSSAKESSVTATFSHQSALTYQLAAAGGEVAEVTLNKNSLVKIDKLKENLLANQGFTNNNPVLPEVNPMRIQPRDGISPVTVGVGDSQNFFAPVGSARVNVNPDGTWGTVVITNSTKQLGAVSLNATVDMTKNFNFNWDLQIIPGAATGADGLGFAFHPIYRPGDRVTGTHGMSSYTLPSVFGRHADATQSPVTYASDPDNGQTVHSLGLRGGCLGVSDLMNALAFKVDTHFNGLDYLPMYPSMQSTPYGDSTYHLLDQYSKPDDRFVYNNIDDNSYGAFISTDSNGYGYASILSAALNGMTVTPKSNAEGTVSGTARVQMIDRAWHHMTISYDASTYRLTVDIDRKVTWVKILNADERNVIADRSNWAFSILGSTGDTYETNTIKNIQGTFTPGDEIITTRYVDENGTDLKTPVSTLQSDWQRTHPGSPEFVDTSSTPTIYKDGYTYQRAQVNGTFYQNNGRINKRLGSASSGASVNTVGSNVTVKTNFGNIIFLNYVYRKIPINASEPYANLKMRVNGGALTTTSAINPGDKVTFSYSARSSSISGIWSNVTAVQSLGGIFEPIAPLPAGVTQKDGLLYVPLNNGLSNNLSPNYMGSNTVSMTYQGADKANLTVNDQGQIVITAVAGNSSTPPGSQIASSVSIYDQSNQLIDDAGQPTWGSYFYNSVNPSSPLASTDLVYNTANFVPKTNNATLTQSNWWEINSQGTLIIYAHNIDILPTSAADWPWDSRRENVKSVVINAGVSAKSMSYMFSNMPYLTSVSGLQNVTTTSCQDFSHLFENCTSLATLDLSFLKMNYATTTNHMFTGAKALSNLTLGPNTRFPESGDLPAASGSTFQWQEVGTGSVTSPNGPLISANEIMTRYRVGATRSTYVWGTYWWRFAAGVLTIYPHELNFEVDHVSYIGVDGKPVSDWPWYQKDSQIVKTVISPGVTAKGSLFGLFNGMTAMTSIEGLAQLDTSEVTNMGSMFSSCSSLPTLDVTNFNTIKVTNMSSMFSYCKQLINLDVTHFNTSNVNDMTAMFKECNDLTSLDVTKFDTSKVTNMSSMFTSCSSLPSLDVTHFNTSMVTDMSLMFFECTSLPTINLDNFITSNVLNMRSMFGFCTGLTSLDLRSFETSKVTDMSGMFYYCRSLTDLKMDSSNFKTINVTTMENMFNRCVALPSIDVSFFETDNVTNMNGMFNGCSNVTSINISNKFKTDNVTNMNSMFNNCSSVTSLNVGDFNTEKVNNFNSMFSGCTNLTSLDLKNFNTKRVYSSSRKAMLASTPKLWKLTFGPNFILEDYVANDMLKDPNPGDEINDVENPTPVYYATNPQWREVGTGSPHKPKGNALTVTQMMNESAVRNDTRTYVWDQIGSQTLETDEGNIDLGIHAGYLKDQEYVSTAQNLNLTDNRNSDINKDWHIEAAVTKAFTLATDSTKKISGDPLYYHDTTAGTTTHLTPTGQTIYSGTRSDNQPFNKSYPWTLSFKSKPSDIPSAGSYKATVTFSLINTTP, from the coding sequence ATGAATAAAAGAATAATTTTAAAGATAAGGCAAAATTTTAAAGTTTTGTTTGGTAGCTTTGTGATTGTGTTGTTAATCCTTGGGATAACAATTCATTTAAGGTCCCAAAATGGTTTAACCGATCGAGCTGGAAATACTGTAAGCATTACAAAATTATCTACGGTAAAAACTGATTTGAGTACGCCTTTGGCGGGAAAGTTTTCATTTACTCCGGATTCAACAAACGGATCTTCTGTTAAATTGCTTAGTCAGGATAATTGTCGTGTGGATAAACAGATGGGTAACGCTTACCAATTGGCTGTAGTTTCTGCTGGTCCGATGAAAGCAAAGTTTAGATATTCAGCTATTGGTAGTGATTCCGCTGGTCAATTGTTGGATGCTGTAATGATTGTAAGCACGCAAAAGACAAAAACTGCGTTGATCCCTTCGATTGGCTCGGTTTATCTTAAAGGGACAGATCCCAGTGCGCAGATCAAGTTGCAATTTTTCTTCCATGATACTGATCATTTGGCGTTAATTGACGGACATTTGCCCTTACAAGTTGATCAAGAAGTCGGGCTTAACTTAGCAGAATTTACTAATTTGTATTGTCCTGCAGAAACGAGATTGCGGACAATTTCCCGTGATGATGAAATTACTTGGCTTTTAAAGGATGATAAAAGTTCTGCCAAAGAATCCAGTGTTACTGCTACTTTTAGTCATCAATCAGCACTAACATATCAACTAGCTGCTGCAGGTGGTGAAGTTGCAGAAGTAACATTAAATAAAAATTCGTTAGTGAAAATTGATAAATTAAAAGAAAATTTGCTTGCAAATCAAGGATTTACGAATAATAACCCAGTTTTGCCAGAAGTAAATCCAATGAGGATTCAACCACGTGATGGGATTTCTCCAGTAACAGTGGGAGTTGGAGACAGTCAAAACTTTTTCGCTCCTGTAGGTAGTGCCAGAGTTAACGTTAACCCTGATGGCACTTGGGGTACCGTAGTAATCACAAACTCCACAAAGCAGCTAGGAGCAGTTTCTCTTAATGCGACGGTTGACATGACTAAGAATTTTAACTTTAATTGGGATTTACAAATCATTCCGGGAGCAGCAACGGGCGCCGATGGTTTGGGGTTTGCCTTCCATCCTATCTATCGACCTGGTGATCGAGTAACAGGGACTCATGGAATGAGTAGTTATACTTTGCCTAGCGTTTTCGGACGTCATGCGGATGCGACTCAAAGTCCGGTCACTTATGCTAGTGATCCGGATAATGGACAGACGGTTCATTCACTTGGTTTACGTGGAGGGTGTTTGGGAGTAAGTGATTTGATGAATGCGTTGGCTTTTAAAGTTGATACGCATTTTAATGGATTAGATTATTTGCCAATGTATCCTTCGATGCAAAGTACACCTTACGGGGATTCCACGTATCATTTACTTGATCAGTATTCGAAACCGGATGATCGCTTTGTTTATAATAATATTGATGATAACAGTTATGGAGCATTTATTAGTACAGATAGTAATGGATATGGTTATGCTTCTATTCTTTCTGCTGCCCTAAATGGGATGACGGTTACTCCTAAAAGCAATGCGGAAGGGACAGTTAGTGGAACTGCAAGAGTGCAAATGATCGATCGTGCTTGGCATCATATGACGATTTCTTATGATGCTAGTACTTATCGCTTGACAGTAGATATTGATCGGAAAGTAACTTGGGTAAAAATTTTAAACGCTGACGAAAGAAATGTAATTGCGGATCGCAGTAATTGGGCTTTTTCAATCCTTGGGTCAACTGGAGATACTTATGAAACTAATACGATTAAAAATATTCAGGGGACTTTTACTCCGGGAGACGAGATTATTACCACTCGTTACGTTGATGAGAATGGGACCGATCTGAAAACACCAGTAAGTACTTTACAATCTGATTGGCAGAGGACGCATCCAGGCTCACCAGAATTTGTTGATACTAGTTCAACACCAACCATTTATAAAGACGGTTATACGTATCAAAGAGCACAAGTTAATGGCACTTTCTATCAAAATAATGGGCGAATTAATAAAAGATTGGGATCTGCTAGCAGTGGGGCCTCAGTAAATACGGTCGGGTCTAACGTTACAGTAAAAACAAATTTCGGGAATATTATTTTCCTTAACTACGTTTACCGTAAGATTCCAATAAATGCATCTGAACCATATGCAAATCTTAAGATGAGAGTTAATGGAGGGGCTTTAACAACAACATCAGCAATTAATCCGGGAGATAAAGTTACTTTTAGTTACTCTGCTCGCAGTTCATCTATTTCAGGGATATGGTCAAATGTAACAGCAGTTCAATCATTGGGAGGAATTTTCGAACCAATAGCTCCTCTACCAGCAGGAGTTACGCAAAAAGATGGGTTATTATATGTTCCTTTAAACAATGGATTGAGTAATAACTTAAGCCCGAATTATATGGGTTCAAATACTGTATCCATGACTTATCAAGGGGCAGATAAAGCCAATTTAACGGTAAATGATCAGGGACAAATCGTAATTACTGCGGTTGCGGGTAATTCATCCACTCCGCCAGGTTCACAGATTGCCTCCAGTGTTTCAATCTATGATCAGTCTAATCAATTGATTGATGATGCGGGGCAGCCGACATGGGGCTCATATTTTTACAATAGCGTAAATCCTAGTTCTCCACTTGCAAGTACCGATCTCGTTTACAATACGGCAAACTTTGTTCCAAAGACAAATAATGCTACTTTAACGCAAAGTAATTGGTGGGAAATAAACAGTCAAGGCACATTAATTATTTATGCACATAATATTGATATTTTACCAACAAGTGCGGCGGACTGGCCGTGGGATTCCCGTAGAGAAAATGTAAAAAGTGTTGTTATTAATGCAGGGGTATCGGCTAAATCAATGTCGTACATGTTTTCAAACATGCCGTATCTTACCTCAGTATCCGGTCTTCAAAATGTTACTACTACTTCCTGTCAAGATTTTAGTCACCTTTTTGAAAATTGTACGAGCCTTGCGACGCTTGATTTATCTTTTTTAAAGATGAATTATGCTACTACCACTAATCACATGTTTACAGGGGCTAAGGCACTTTCTAATTTAACTTTAGGTCCCAATACACGTTTTCCAGAATCGGGTGATCTGCCAGCAGCATCTGGTAGTACTTTTCAGTGGCAAGAAGTTGGAACAGGTAGTGTAACAAGTCCTAATGGGCCTTTGATTTCAGCGAATGAAATCATGACTAGGTATCGAGTAGGGGCAACGAGATCTACTTATGTATGGGGGACTTATTGGTGGAGATTTGCTGCAGGAGTATTAACCATCTATCCACATGAACTGAATTTTGAGGTTGATCACGTTAGTTATATTGGTGTTGATGGCAAACCTGTTTCAGACTGGCCATGGTATCAAAAAGATAGTCAGATCGTCAAAACCGTTATTTCCCCGGGAGTGACAGCTAAGGGTTCACTATTTGGACTTTTTAACGGAATGACTGCAATGACCTCAATTGAGGGACTTGCGCAGCTTGATACTAGTGAAGTAACCAACATGGGTTCGATGTTTTCTTCGTGTTCATCACTTCCCACTCTGGATGTGACTAATTTTAATACAATTAAAGTGACAAATATGTCAAGTATGTTCAGTTACTGTAAGCAGCTAATCAATTTGGATGTGACTCACTTTAATACTAGTAATGTGAACGACATGACAGCGATGTTTAAGGAGTGTAATGACTTAACAAGCTTGGATGTAACGAAATTTGATACAAGTAAAGTAACCAATATGTCATCAATGTTCACAAGCTGTTCGAGTTTACCAAGTTTAGATGTAACGCATTTTAATACAAGTATGGTTACGGACATGTCTTTGATGTTTTTTGAATGCACCTCGTTACCGACCATAAATTTGGATAATTTTATTACAAGTAACGTATTAAATATGCGTTCAATGTTTGGTTTTTGTACCGGGTTAACGTCACTAGATTTGAGAAGTTTTGAGACAAGCAAGGTCACAGATATGTCAGGGATGTTTTATTACTGCCGGTCATTGACCGATCTTAAGATGGATTCGTCTAATTTTAAAACCATTAATGTGACAACAATGGAGAATATGTTTAATCGGTGTGTGGCATTACCAAGCATTGATGTTAGTTTCTTTGAGACAGATAATGTGACGAATATGAATGGTATGTTTAATGGGTGCTCAAATGTAACAAGTATAAACATAAGCAACAAATTTAAGACAGATAATGTAACGAATATGAATAGTATGTTTAATAATTGTTCAAGCGTAACAAGTTTAAACGTAGGTGATTTTAATACTGAGAAAGTCAACAATTTTAATTCAATGTTTTCAGGCTGCACTAATTTAACTAGTTTAGATTTAAAGAATTTTAACACAAAGCGGGTATATAGTTCCAGCCGCAAAGCAATGTTAGCTAGTACGCCAAAACTTTGGAAGTTAACGTTTGGACCGAACTTTATTCTTGAAGATTATGTAGCTAATGATATGTTAAAAGATCCAAATCCCGGGGATGAAATCAATGATGTCGAAAACCCAACACCAGTGTATTATGCGACTAATCCACAGTGGCGCGAGGTTGGAACGGGGAGTCCTCACAAACCAAAAGGAAATGCGTTGACTGTAACTCAGATGATGAATGAATCAGCGGTGAGAAATGATACGAGAACTTATGTATGGGATCAGATTGGTTCCCAGACGTTAGAGACGGACGAGGGTAATATAGATTTAGGGATTCATGCGGGGTATTTAAAGGATCAAGAATATGTGAGCACAGCACAGAACTTAAATCTAACCGATAATCGCAATAGTGACATCAACAAGGATTGGCATATTGAGGCAGCGGTAACGAAGGCGTTCACTTTGGCGACAGATTCGACAAAGAAAATTAGTGGAGATCCGTTGTATTATCACGATACAACTGCAGGTACGACAACGCATTTGACGCCAACAGGGCAGACCATTTACAGTGGGACAAGAAGTGATAATCAACCATTTAATAAGAGCTATCCATGGACGCTGAGTTTTAAATCAAAACCAAGTGATATTCCAAGTGCTGGAAGTTACAAAGCAACTGTAACCTTTTCACTGATAAATACAACTCCATAA
- a CDS encoding glucosamine-6-phosphate deaminase: protein MKIIRVANKKELNELTGEMLIGSMLSKQTRYNLSITAGNTPKGVYEYLAPRIKRNSAFDHVHYYNFDEIPSTDPNFIGVTMRDLKKLYLDPAGIDSKRIHHLTSENFENHDHNLLLAGGLDAMLLGIGKDGHYCGNLPGTTNFADQTVKVEAKGALKDLIGRHFSDPLLVPDYWITMGPKSVMNARKLILIATGTEKADAIWHLVDGPVENKYPSSILKLHPDLTVIVDEEAAERINN from the coding sequence ATGAAAATAATTAGAGTAGCTAATAAGAAAGAGTTGAACGAATTGACAGGGGAAATGTTAATCGGATCAATGCTAAGTAAACAAACACGCTATAATTTATCGATCACAGCTGGCAATACACCAAAGGGAGTGTATGAATATTTAGCGCCACGCATTAAGAGAAATTCTGCTTTTGATCATGTTCACTATTATAATTTTGATGAAATTCCTTCAACTGATCCAAATTTTATTGGAGTAACTATGCGTGATCTGAAGAAATTATATTTGGACCCAGCAGGAATCGATTCAAAAAGAATTCATCATCTGACTAGCGAGAATTTTGAAAATCATGATCATAATCTTCTTTTGGCTGGCGGATTAGATGCAATGCTTTTAGGAATCGGTAAAGATGGACATTATTGTGGTAATTTACCGGGGACAACTAATTTTGCAGATCAAACTGTTAAAGTTGAGGCCAAGGGTGCATTGAAAGACTTGATTGGAAGACATTTTTCTGATCCGTTACTTGTACCTGATTACTGGATTACAATGGGCCCAAAAAGCGTCATGAATGCGCGAAAGTTAATTTTGATTGCCACCGGAACTGAAAAAGCTGATGCTATTTGGCATTTGGTAGACGGACCAGTGGAAAATAAGTATCCATCCTCAATTTTGAAATTACATCCCGATTTAACGGTTATCGTTGATGAAGAAGCTGCAGAAAGGATAAATAATTAA